A DNA window from Cobetia marina contains the following coding sequences:
- a CDS encoding DUF2909 domain-containing protein, with protein sequence MLLKSLIALVFVGMLASLIAGAGFLLHDGSRSRRLLTSLKWRVGLAVCLVILLVMGFSTGMLN encoded by the coding sequence ATGCTGCTCAAATCGCTGATCGCGCTGGTCTTCGTCGGCATGCTGGCAAGTCTCATCGCCGGAGCCGGCTTTCTGTTACACGACGGCAGCCGCAGTCGACGCCTGCTGACGTCTCTCAAGTGGCGAGTGGGCCTGGCGGTCTGTCTGGTGATTCTGCTGGTCATGGGCTTCTCCACCGGAATGCTGAACTGA
- a CDS encoding cytochrome c oxidase subunit 3, whose product MSGGSYYVPAHSAWPILGVLAVGGMMIGTGIWMVHGSAAWLSGIGMLAVVLVMAGWFRDVVRESMGGLYDDQMDRSFRWGMAWFIFSELMFFAAFFGALFYVRTFALPWLDGEGAKGVTALLWPDFTASWPLMNPPDASIAGPKEVLSPWQLPLANTLLLVSSSVTLTVAHEALKMGYRRTARNWLAGTVTLGVCFLLLQGLEYYEAWHHLGLTLQAGVYGGTFFLLTGFHGLHVTIGTVILIVMLVRVIRGHFSRERHFAFEAAAWYWHFVDAVWIGLFLFVYVF is encoded by the coding sequence ATGAGCGGTGGCAGCTATTACGTTCCGGCACATAGTGCCTGGCCCATCCTCGGTGTGCTGGCCGTGGGTGGGATGATGATCGGCACGGGAATCTGGATGGTGCATGGCAGCGCCGCCTGGTTGTCAGGCATCGGCATGCTGGCCGTGGTGCTGGTGATGGCAGGATGGTTTCGCGATGTCGTTCGCGAGTCGATGGGCGGCCTTTACGACGATCAGATGGACCGCTCGTTTCGTTGGGGCATGGCGTGGTTCATCTTCTCTGAACTGATGTTCTTCGCTGCCTTCTTCGGCGCGTTGTTCTACGTACGTACTTTCGCGTTGCCATGGCTGGATGGCGAGGGTGCCAAGGGCGTGACGGCCCTGTTGTGGCCTGATTTCACGGCCAGCTGGCCCTTGATGAATCCGCCGGATGCCAGCATTGCCGGACCGAAGGAAGTGCTGTCCCCCTGGCAGTTGCCGCTGGCCAATACGCTGCTGCTGGTCAGTTCCAGTGTCACCCTGACGGTGGCCCATGAGGCGCTGAAGATGGGATATCGCCGCACGGCGCGCAACTGGCTGGCGGGTACCGTGACGCTTGGGGTGTGCTTCCTGCTGTTGCAGGGGCTCGAATATTACGAGGCCTGGCATCATCTGGGGCTGACGCTTCAAGCCGGTGTCTATGGCGGTACCTTCTTCCTGCTGACCGGCTTTCATGGCCTGCATGTCACCATCGGCACCGTGATCCTGATCGTGATGCTGGTTCGGGTGATTCGCGGTCATTTTTCCCGCGAGCGCCATTTCGCCTTCGAGGCGGCTGCCTGGTATTGGCACTTCGTCGATGCGGTGTGGATCGGCCTGTTTCTGTTCGTCTACGTGTTCTGA
- a CDS encoding cytochrome c oxidase assembly protein — protein sequence MSSRDHAAQQQAVARTVRRTLLALVGMLGFAFALVPLYDVFCNLTGLNGKAASQARAAVAMEIDESRWVSVRFITQQGQGLPWTLEALDEQFRIHPGGQYRARFVFTNHADHPVRGRAVPSVSPAEGSLHLRKIMCFCFQEQTLAAGERRELPLVFQVDPDLPEGIRDLTLAYTLYPVTMPSMPAGDLAENSAGGER from the coding sequence ATGTCCTCACGCGATCACGCAGCACAGCAACAGGCGGTGGCACGTACCGTGCGGCGCACGCTGCTGGCGCTGGTCGGGATGCTGGGCTTCGCCTTCGCGCTGGTGCCGCTCTATGACGTCTTCTGCAATCTCACGGGCCTCAATGGCAAGGCCGCCAGTCAGGCCAGGGCTGCGGTGGCCATGGAGATCGACGAGAGCCGTTGGGTCTCGGTGCGCTTCATCACCCAGCAGGGACAGGGTCTGCCCTGGACACTCGAGGCGCTGGATGAGCAGTTCCGCATCCACCCCGGTGGCCAGTACCGCGCACGCTTCGTGTTCACCAATCACGCCGATCATCCGGTGCGTGGTCGTGCGGTCCCAAGCGTCAGTCCTGCCGAGGGCTCGCTGCATCTGCGCAAGATCATGTGTTTCTGCTTTCAGGAACAGACGCTGGCGGCGGGAGAGCGGCGCGAGTTGCCGCTGGTCTTCCAGGTGGACCCGGATCTCCCCGAGGGCATTCGCGATCTGACGCTGGCCTATACCCTTTACCCGGTCACGATGCCGTCGATGCCGGCGGGCGACCTGGCAGAGAACTCTGCAGGAGGTGAACGATGA
- the ctaD gene encoding cytochrome c oxidase subunit I, whose protein sequence is MASEQPRKAVLQASESEGAAGGYSAGGSHAGGGHGTAPRGMLRWLLTTNHKDIGTLYLIFSLSMLFIGGIMALVIRTELFQPGLQMVQPEFFNQMTTMHGLIMVFGAIMPAFTGLANWMIPLQIGAPDMALPRLNNFSFWLLPVAFLLLLSTLLMEGGGPNFGWTFYAPLSTTYAPPSTSFFIFSLHIAGISSILGAINIIATILNLRAPGMRLMDMPLFVWTWLITAFLLIAVMPVLAGAITMMLFDINFGTSYFNAAGGGDPVLFQHLFWFFGHPEVYIMILPAFGIVSAIVPTFSRKRLFGYASMVYATGSIAIMSFLVWAHHMFAVGLPLVAELFFMYTTMLIAVPTGVKVFNWIATMFRGSLSFEPPMLFAIAFIVQFTIGGFSGLMLAIAPADFQYHDTYFVVAHFHYVLVPGALFAILAGAYYWLPKWTGFYPHEGLSKWHFWMSVIGVNLTFFPMHFSGLAGMPRRIPDYALQFADFNMLSSIGAFLFGISQLLFLVVIIKCARGGVRAPAKAWEGAVDLEWSVPSPAPLHTFEIPPQTRDGQIIR, encoded by the coding sequence ATGGCCAGTGAACAGCCACGCAAGGCGGTACTTCAGGCCAGCGAGAGCGAGGGGGCAGCCGGCGGCTATTCCGCAGGCGGCTCCCATGCGGGAGGAGGCCATGGCACCGCGCCGCGCGGCATGCTGCGCTGGCTATTGACCACCAACCACAAGGATATCGGCACGCTCTATCTGATCTTCTCGCTGAGCATGCTGTTCATCGGCGGCATCATGGCACTGGTGATCCGTACCGAGCTCTTTCAGCCCGGCCTGCAGATGGTGCAGCCGGAGTTCTTCAACCAGATGACCACCATGCATGGGCTGATCATGGTGTTCGGTGCCATCATGCCGGCCTTCACGGGACTGGCCAACTGGATGATTCCGCTGCAGATCGGCGCCCCTGACATGGCGCTTCCGCGTCTCAACAACTTCAGCTTCTGGCTGTTGCCGGTCGCCTTCCTGCTGCTGCTTTCCACCCTGTTGATGGAGGGCGGGGGTCCCAACTTCGGCTGGACCTTCTACGCACCGCTTTCCACCACCTATGCGCCGCCCTCGACCAGCTTCTTCATCTTCTCGCTGCACATCGCCGGCATCAGCTCGATTCTCGGCGCCATCAACATCATCGCCACCATCCTCAATCTGCGTGCGCCGGGCATGCGCCTGATGGACATGCCGCTGTTCGTCTGGACCTGGTTGATCACCGCTTTCCTGCTGATCGCGGTGATGCCGGTGCTGGCGGGTGCCATCACCATGATGCTGTTCGACATCAACTTCGGCACCAGCTACTTCAATGCCGCAGGCGGGGGAGACCCGGTGCTGTTCCAGCATCTGTTCTGGTTCTTCGGCCATCCTGAGGTCTACATCATGATCCTGCCGGCCTTCGGGATCGTGTCCGCCATCGTGCCGACCTTCTCGCGCAAGCGATTGTTCGGCTACGCCTCGATGGTCTACGCCACCGGCTCCATCGCCATCATGTCCTTCCTGGTCTGGGCGCATCACATGTTCGCCGTCGGCCTGCCATTGGTGGCGGAGCTGTTCTTCATGTACACGACGATGCTGATCGCGGTGCCGACCGGCGTGAAGGTCTTCAACTGGATCGCCACCATGTTCCGTGGCTCCTTGAGCTTCGAGCCCCCGATGCTGTTTGCCATCGCCTTCATCGTCCAGTTCACCATCGGCGGCTTCTCGGGGTTGATGCTGGCCATCGCGCCAGCGGATTTCCAGTATCACGACACCTATTTCGTGGTGGCCCATTTCCATTACGTACTGGTGCCCGGCGCGTTGTTCGCGATTCTCGCCGGGGCCTATTACTGGCTACCCAAGTGGACCGGCTTCTATCCCCACGAGGGGCTCTCGAAATGGCATTTCTGGATGTCGGTCATCGGCGTCAATCTCACCTTCTTCCCGATGCACTTCTCGGGGCTGGCCGGCATGCCACGGCGCATTCCGGATTACGCGCTGCAATTCGCCGACTTCAACATGCTGTCCAGTATCGGGGCCTTCCTGTTCGGTATCTCGCAGCTGCTGTTCCTGGTCGTGATCATCAAGTGCGCGCGCGGCGGTGTCAGGGCGCCAGCCAAGGCCTGGGAAGGGGCGGTGGATCTTGAGTGGAGCGTGCCAAGCCCGGCACCGCTGCATACCTTCGAGATACCGCCGCAGACCCGCGATGGTCAGATCATCCGCTGA
- the coxB gene encoding cytochrome c oxidase subunit II, producing MSWIAECLSRVTALRWRRSWRPMTAVSLMGLVPAAWGVEYNMPVGVTAVSREIHSLHMIIFWICVVIGIVVFGVMGYAMVKHRKSRGAVAASFHENTRIEILWTAIPLLILVVMAVPATATLKDMYDASESALDVKITGHQWRWQYEYLGEDVAFTSSLATPREQINNTAAKGEHYLLEVDNPLVLPINRKVRFLTTSSDVIHSWWVPDFGVKKDAIPGFINEAWTRIETPGTYRGQCTELCGKDHGFMPVVVEALPEAEFDEWLIARKAEAEASRNDAGRDWSLEELMEKGEKTYATICSACHQPDGQGMPPAFPSLVGSAIVTQDMQAHIDIVVNGKAGTPMAAFADVLSPVELAAVITYERNAWGNDTGELVQPAVIKEQLSQ from the coding sequence ATGTCGTGGATCGCGGAATGCCTTTCCCGTGTCACCGCACTCCGGTGGCGGCGCTCGTGGCGCCCGATGACGGCGGTGTCACTGATGGGGCTCGTTCCCGCGGCATGGGGAGTCGAATACAACATGCCGGTCGGCGTCACGGCCGTCAGTCGCGAGATCCACTCCCTGCATATGATCATCTTCTGGATCTGTGTGGTCATCGGGATCGTGGTGTTCGGTGTGATGGGGTACGCGATGGTCAAGCATCGCAAGTCGCGTGGTGCGGTCGCGGCCAGCTTCCACGAGAACACCCGCATCGAGATTCTATGGACCGCCATCCCGTTGCTGATCCTGGTGGTGATGGCAGTTCCCGCCACCGCCACCCTCAAGGACATGTACGACGCCTCCGAATCGGCGCTTGACGTGAAGATCACCGGGCACCAATGGCGCTGGCAATATGAGTATCTGGGCGAGGATGTCGCCTTCACCTCAAGTCTCGCGACCCCGCGCGAGCAGATCAACAACACCGCCGCCAAGGGCGAGCATTACCTGCTGGAAGTCGACAATCCGCTGGTGCTGCCCATCAATCGCAAGGTGCGCTTCCTGACGACGTCCTCCGATGTCATCCACTCCTGGTGGGTGCCGGACTTCGGCGTCAAGAAGGACGCCATCCCCGGCTTCATCAACGAGGCCTGGACCCGCATCGAGACACCCGGCACCTATCGCGGCCAATGCACCGAGCTGTGCGGCAAGGACCACGGTTTCATGCCGGTGGTGGTCGAGGCGCTGCCGGAGGCCGAATTCGACGAGTGGCTGATCGCACGCAAGGCCGAGGCCGAAGCGTCACGCAATGATGCCGGACGCGACTGGAGTCTCGAGGAGTTGATGGAGAAGGGCGAGAAGACCTACGCCACCATCTGCTCCGCCTGCCACCAGCCGGATGGACAGGGCATGCCCCCGGCATTCCCCTCATTGGTGGGGAGTGCCATCGTCACGCAGGACATGCAGGCGCACATCGATATCGTGGTGAACGGCAAGGCAGGCACGCCCATGGCGGCCTTCGCCGATGTGCTCAGTCCGGTCGAGCTTGCGGCTGTCATCACCTATGAGCGCAATGCCTGGGGCAACGATACCGGCGAGCTGGTACAGCCAGCCGTCATCAAGGAACAGCTGTCTCAATAG
- a CDS encoding carbon starvation CstA family protein, with protein MNAIWLALFGCLAFAIGYRFYSRFLAERIFRLDPDYVTPAHALRDDTDYLPTNRWILWGHHFTSVAGAAPIVGPAIAVYWGWLPAVLWVVLGSLFAAGVHDFGTLTLSARHRGQSIGTLADKLIGKRAKLLFLFIILILVLMLNAVFAWVIANLFINFPASVLSVLIQIPLAVWIGHRVYRRGGKMLLPSILALLVMYAAALLAGQYEFLQIDLAGTFTAMAGGEDGTLLFGLSPISSAFLVWIVVLMAYVYIASVLPVWKLLQPRDTINSHQLVVGLVLLYLGLAVGGPHLTAPAYNTEAEMSFYPLLFITIACGAISGFHGLVASGTTSKQLAHEPDARMIGYTGALGEGMLALISIIAVATLFGTQADFTATYSSFAAAGANGLSSFVEGAGQLISHLGLPASIGSTLVAVIVVSFAATTLDSAVRLMRYIIAELGSEYGMPALSHKHVATSIAVISSAALVILPQGPKGFGSGGYLLWPLFGTSNQLLAGISLMLISVWLKRQGRPVIYTLAPMVFLMIMTLWAMVQQVVLDWSGMGSNDPQWLLFTFGSLIMVFALWILLEASRSLKAPAQVSAHES; from the coding sequence ATGAACGCCATCTGGCTCGCCCTGTTCGGCTGTCTCGCCTTTGCCATCGGTTATCGCTTCTACTCGCGCTTTCTGGCGGAACGCATCTTCCGTCTCGACCCCGATTACGTGACTCCCGCCCATGCGCTGCGCGATGACACCGACTACCTGCCGACCAATCGCTGGATACTCTGGGGCCACCACTTCACCTCGGTCGCCGGTGCAGCGCCCATCGTCGGGCCGGCGATCGCCGTCTACTGGGGCTGGCTGCCGGCGGTGCTGTGGGTCGTGCTGGGCAGCCTGTTTGCCGCAGGAGTCCATGACTTCGGCACCTTGACGCTCTCGGCGCGTCACCGAGGCCAGTCCATCGGCACGCTGGCGGACAAGCTGATCGGCAAGCGCGCCAAGCTGTTGTTCCTGTTCATCATCCTGATTCTGGTGCTGATGCTGAACGCGGTGTTCGCCTGGGTGATCGCCAACCTGTTCATCAACTTCCCGGCCAGCGTGCTGTCGGTGCTCATCCAGATTCCGCTGGCGGTCTGGATCGGCCATCGTGTCTATCGGCGTGGCGGCAAGATGCTGTTGCCCTCGATACTGGCGCTGCTGGTGATGTATGCCGCTGCCCTGCTGGCCGGCCAGTACGAATTCTTGCAGATTGATCTGGCCGGCACCTTCACCGCCATGGCAGGCGGCGAGGATGGCACCTTGCTGTTCGGCCTCTCACCGATCTCCAGTGCCTTCCTGGTGTGGATCGTCGTGCTGATGGCCTATGTCTACATCGCCTCGGTGCTGCCGGTGTGGAAGCTGCTGCAACCGCGCGACACCATCAATTCCCATCAGCTGGTGGTCGGACTGGTGCTGCTGTATCTGGGGCTCGCCGTGGGCGGCCCACATCTCACGGCGCCGGCCTACAACACCGAAGCCGAGATGTCCTTCTATCCGCTGCTGTTCATCACCATCGCCTGCGGCGCGATCTCGGGCTTCCATGGACTGGTCGCCTCGGGGACCACCTCCAAGCAGCTTGCCCATGAGCCGGATGCACGCATGATCGGCTACACCGGCGCACTGGGCGAAGGCATGCTGGCGCTGATTTCCATCATCGCGGTAGCGACCCTCTTCGGGACCCAGGCCGATTTCACCGCCACCTATTCAAGCTTCGCCGCCGCCGGTGCCAACGGGCTCTCCAGCTTCGTGGAGGGTGCAGGACAGCTGATCTCGCACCTTGGCCTGCCGGCCAGCATCGGCAGTACCCTGGTGGCGGTCATCGTGGTGAGTTTCGCGGCCACCACACTGGATTCCGCGGTACGTCTGATGCGCTACATCATCGCGGAGCTAGGCAGCGAGTACGGCATGCCGGCACTCAGCCACAAGCACGTCGCGACCAGCATCGCGGTCATCTCCAGCGCCGCGCTGGTCATCCTGCCGCAGGGGCCCAAGGGCTTCGGTTCCGGCGGCTATCTGCTGTGGCCGCTGTTCGGGACCAGCAACCAGCTGCTGGCAGGGATCTCGCTGATGCTGATTTCGGTCTGGCTCAAGCGTCAGGGACGCCCGGTGATCTACACCCTGGCTCCGATGGTCTTCCTGATGATCATGACCCTGTGGGCGATGGTGCAGCAGGTAGTCCTGGACTGGTCCGGCATGGGCAGCAACGACCCGCAATGGCTGCTGTTCACCTTCGGCAGCCTGATCATGGTGTTCGCGCTGTGGATTCTGCTGGAGGCCAGCCGCAGCCTGAAGGCACCCGCTCAGGTGAGCGCCCATGAGAGCTGA
- a CDS encoding cory-CC-star protein, with protein MRADDDSRVTRSPRHPGLTRRLLTGAAGLRDGWEAMLRVNQQRDLAQLAREEEDIFMMMSFAELMGIPNPAPAVSLEMLPLMLERMHDWHLRQGLEHSPLEGIKCC; from the coding sequence ATGAGAGCTGATGACGACTCCCGCGTGACGCGCTCGCCACGACACCCCGGACTGACGAGGCGCCTGCTGACAGGTGCCGCAGGGCTGCGGGATGGCTGGGAGGCCATGCTGCGCGTCAATCAGCAGCGTGACCTGGCGCAGCTCGCCCGCGAGGAGGAAGACATCTTCATGATGATGAGCTTCGCCGAGCTGATGGGCATCCCCAATCCGGCACCCGCCGTCTCACTGGAGATGCTGCCGCTGATGCTGGAGCGCATGCACGACTGGCACCTGCGCCAGGGGCTTGAGCATTCACCGCTGGAAGGGATCAAATGCTGCTGA
- a CDS encoding ArsA family ATPase yields MLLNWLRRRRRQDGTRRTHAAEGRSDLGRVRDTQEEGAIPRPEIWFFGGKGGVGKTSCAAAQALALAEKGEPTLLVSTDPAHNLGDLFGDLGGRPRAIAACLDVMELDPEQECERYLEEVRQRIAPLVSGERSATVMRQLALARHAPGTSEAALFDALVEIILTPPAPLTPDSSSYRHILFDTAPSGHTIRLLSLPEVLGGWLEGMLGQRRRAVAERSLWLDSQQTATASETGSSAPEDPISEALEQRRTRYKALRRCLTDASRARVILVSTPEKLPCLETLRTREALESHGLCVGGLIINQCLPDAPSEVSGASSPSSGEAQADWITSWREQQYQWAARLENAFADRPCLRLSRQSRLPEDRESLGPLITALSSFRPWSHNSSSTPSWHCLPE; encoded by the coding sequence ATGCTGCTGAACTGGCTCAGGCGGCGTCGCCGACAGGATGGGACTCGACGCACGCATGCAGCCGAAGGCCGCTCCGACCTCGGCAGGGTGCGTGATACCCAAGAGGAAGGCGCCATCCCCCGCCCCGAGATCTGGTTCTTCGGCGGCAAGGGCGGTGTCGGCAAGACCAGCTGCGCGGCGGCGCAGGCATTGGCGCTGGCAGAGAAAGGCGAGCCGACACTGCTGGTGTCGACGGACCCGGCGCACAATCTGGGCGATCTGTTCGGGGATCTGGGAGGCAGACCGCGCGCCATCGCGGCGTGCCTGGATGTGATGGAGCTGGACCCCGAACAGGAGTGCGAGCGCTATCTCGAGGAGGTACGCCAACGCATCGCGCCACTGGTCAGCGGGGAGCGCAGCGCCACGGTGATGCGCCAGCTGGCACTCGCACGCCATGCGCCGGGCACCAGTGAAGCGGCGCTCTTCGATGCGCTGGTCGAGATCATCCTTACCCCGCCTGCCCCACTGACACCGGACAGCTCATCGTATCGACACATCCTGTTCGATACGGCTCCCAGCGGGCACACCATCCGACTGCTGAGCTTGCCGGAGGTGCTGGGCGGCTGGCTGGAAGGCATGCTGGGCCAGCGCCGGCGAGCCGTCGCGGAGCGCAGCCTGTGGCTGGACAGCCAGCAGACAGCCACCGCCAGCGAGACCGGATCCTCTGCCCCCGAAGACCCGATCAGCGAAGCGCTGGAGCAACGTCGTACCCGCTACAAAGCGCTGCGTCGGTGCCTGACGGATGCCAGCCGGGCGCGCGTCATCCTGGTCAGTACGCCAGAGAAGCTGCCCTGTCTGGAGACGCTCCGTACGCGCGAGGCACTGGAAAGCCATGGGCTATGCGTCGGCGGCCTGATCATCAACCAATGCCTGCCGGATGCCCCGTCAGAGGTGTCGGGCGCAAGCTCGCCCTCCTCCGGGGAAGCACAGGCCGACTGGATCACGAGCTGGCGTGAGCAGCAGTACCAGTGGGCGGCCAGACTGGAGAACGCCTTCGCTGATCGCCCCTGCCTGCGCCTGTCACGTCAGTCACGTCTGCCGGAAGACAGGGAGAGCCTCGGTCCCCTGATCACGGCACTCTCGTCGTTCCGCCCGTGGTCTCACAACTCCTCATCGACACCTTCCTGGCACTGCCTCCCTGAATGA
- a CDS encoding efflux RND transporter periplasmic adaptor subunit: MAPTSLRLPRLQRQPLAVNARRLGLLPASLLLIGALLAGCSGDKEEAAQGPSAGASQAAQVDVITVTTQDVPITTELPGRTRAYQIAEVRPQVGGIIESRDFTEGSDVKEGQALYHIDSRTYRADVESAKASLARAEASLNTSSLKAKRFKNLVARKMVSQQDYDDAVATVGEDRADVASAKAALTSAQINLDYSVVKAPISGRIGKSSVTKGALVTASQDTSLATVQRLDPIYVDVTQSATEVLRLKRELAENRDAAAAPAQASVELVMEDGSVYGTQGKLQFADITVDEGTGMVTLRALFPNEDELLLPGMFVRARLTETVARDAILVPQKAVSRDSKGNASVMTVNADNKVEAKQVVIGQAIDNQWLVTNGLDNNDKVIVSGLQKIKPGATVKIAANETSTDQNGSAQSETAASDSSESEPAGTGNRQ; this comes from the coding sequence ATGGCCCCGACTTCCCTCCGTCTACCCCGCCTGCAGAGACAACCCTTGGCCGTCAATGCCCGCCGCCTTGGCTTGCTTCCGGCAAGCCTGCTGCTGATCGGTGCCCTGTTGGCCGGTTGTAGCGGCGACAAGGAAGAGGCTGCCCAAGGCCCCTCCGCAGGTGCAAGCCAGGCCGCTCAGGTCGATGTCATTACCGTCACCACGCAGGATGTGCCTATCACCACCGAGCTGCCGGGCCGCACGCGCGCCTATCAGATCGCTGAAGTACGTCCGCAGGTGGGAGGCATCATCGAATCGCGTGACTTCACCGAAGGCAGTGACGTCAAGGAGGGGCAGGCGCTTTATCACATTGATTCACGCACCTATCGCGCCGATGTCGAGAGCGCCAAGGCGAGTCTGGCGCGTGCCGAGGCGAGCCTCAACACCTCCAGCCTCAAGGCCAAGCGCTTCAAGAACCTCGTGGCACGCAAGATGGTCAGCCAACAGGATTATGATGATGCCGTGGCGACCGTCGGCGAGGATCGCGCCGATGTCGCCTCTGCCAAGGCTGCCCTAACCAGCGCCCAGATCAATCTGGATTACAGCGTGGTGAAGGCCCCCATCAGCGGTCGTATCGGCAAGTCGAGCGTCACCAAGGGCGCATTGGTCACGGCAAGCCAGGACACCAGCCTGGCAACGGTCCAGCGGCTCGACCCCATCTATGTTGACGTGACCCAGTCCGCTACCGAAGTTCTGCGCCTCAAGCGTGAATTGGCCGAGAATCGCGATGCCGCCGCAGCACCGGCTCAAGCATCGGTGGAACTGGTAATGGAAGATGGCAGCGTATACGGCACTCAGGGCAAGTTGCAGTTTGCGGATATCACCGTCGATGAAGGTACCGGCATGGTCACGCTGCGCGCTCTGTTCCCCAACGAGGACGAGCTGTTGTTGCCCGGCATGTTCGTGCGCGCCCGCCTGACGGAGACGGTGGCCAGGGATGCCATTCTGGTTCCGCAGAAAGCCGTGAGTCGTGACAGCAAAGGCAATGCGAGCGTGATGACGGTCAATGCTGACAACAAGGTCGAAGCCAAGCAGGTAGTGATCGGTCAGGCCATCGACAATCAGTGGCTGGTGACCAATGGCCTCGACAATAATGACAAGGTCATTGTCAGCGGACTGCAGAAGATCAAGCCGGGTGCCACGGTCAAGATCGCTGCCAACGAGACGAGCACTGACCAGAATGGCTCGGCTCAGTCCGAGACTGCGGCCAGCGACTCCTCGGAAAGTGAACCGGCCGGGACTGGCAATCGCCAGTAA